From Variovorax sp. J2L1-78, the proteins below share one genomic window:
- a CDS encoding heavy metal response regulator transcription factor translates to MHRLLVIEDDPGVADYLHQGLTESGYAVDVARTGPEGRAIAMAGSYAVVLLDLMLPGMDGFEVLKGIREHGHTPVLMLTARDRVDDRVKGLSAGADDYLVKPFAFSELQARVVALIRRGNSAFTEQTLLSVADLEVDFAAHTVRREGRRIELSPKEFQLLSLLIRRKGQVVTRTTLAERVWNVHFDTESNMVEVTVRRLRAKMDDDFSLKLVHTVRGVGYALEDRS, encoded by the coding sequence ATGCACAGACTGCTAGTCATTGAAGACGACCCCGGCGTGGCCGACTATCTGCACCAGGGCCTGACCGAAAGCGGCTATGCCGTCGATGTGGCCAGGACCGGCCCGGAAGGCCGCGCCATCGCGATGGCGGGCAGTTATGCCGTGGTGCTGCTCGACCTCATGCTGCCCGGCATGGATGGCTTCGAGGTGCTCAAGGGTATTCGCGAGCACGGCCACACGCCGGTGCTGATGCTCACGGCCCGCGACCGCGTGGACGACCGCGTCAAGGGGCTGAGTGCGGGCGCCGACGACTACCTGGTCAAGCCCTTCGCGTTTTCGGAGCTGCAGGCACGCGTGGTGGCGCTGATCCGGCGCGGCAATTCCGCCTTCACCGAACAAACGCTGCTCAGCGTGGCCGACCTGGAGGTGGACTTTGCCGCGCACACGGTGCGCCGCGAGGGCCGGCGCATCGAATTGAGCCCCAAGGAATTCCAGCTGCTGTCGCTGCTGATCCGACGCAAGGGCCAGGTCGTCACGCGCACGACCTTGGCCGAGCGGGTCTGGAATGTCCACTTCGACACCGAGTCGAACATGGTGGAAGTCACGGTGCGTCGCCTTCGTGCGAAGATGGACGACGACTTCTCCTTGAAGCTCGTCCACACCGTCAGAGGCGTTGGCTATGCGCTCGAAGACCGCAGTTGA
- a CDS encoding heavy metal sensor histidine kinase, whose amino-acid sequence MRSKTAVESSSIVLSLSLRLAWLAAALLGLMAICVYLAVAALQVKAQERLLTLKVNKLTETSQILLRADDHRFAALLQNNAARRPGTRLEIFDADGRLFYADPFTEPHQLSRHQRTRHFTLHAASGEAAPVLQGSFTIDVASDVQLAQTLQNVLALATLIGTLVAGLLSFLVVRQGLRPLGRFAAETEAMSRSATPGHLALAPRSSRELAPLVVHFNQLMTRLRASRDQLEAFNADVAHELRTPLTTLIGKTELALSRPRGMDELAATLVSNLEALRRIGALVNDMLFLARADGGDTARLGPVGSLRALMQDMMDYHEPAASERGVALSVQGDLVLAVDEPLFLRALSNLLDNATRHATPGTAVTVVLDTEAGIPQLGVRNEGAPIAPADVPRLFDRFYRADIARSSDGMHCGLGLAIVAAVARMHGGRTSARSDASCTVIGFTLAPHRAKHDPMEDMLRIDRRENDGLRRGAWVAG is encoded by the coding sequence ATGCGCTCGAAGACCGCAGTTGAGTCGTCGTCCATCGTCTTGAGCCTGTCGCTGCGGCTGGCATGGCTGGCGGCGGCATTGCTGGGCCTCATGGCGATCTGCGTCTATCTGGCGGTGGCCGCGCTGCAGGTGAAGGCGCAGGAACGCCTGCTCACGCTGAAGGTAAACAAGCTCACCGAAACGTCCCAGATCCTGCTGCGCGCGGACGACCACCGCTTCGCGGCACTCCTGCAGAACAACGCCGCCAGGCGGCCAGGCACACGGCTGGAGATCTTCGATGCCGATGGTCGCCTGTTCTATGCCGACCCGTTCACCGAGCCGCATCAACTCTCCCGCCACCAGCGCACCCGCCACTTCACCCTGCACGCTGCGTCGGGTGAAGCAGCGCCGGTGCTGCAAGGCAGTTTCACCATCGACGTGGCATCGGACGTCCAGCTGGCCCAGACACTGCAGAACGTGCTGGCCCTGGCGACGCTCATCGGCACCCTCGTGGCCGGCCTGCTGTCCTTTCTGGTCGTTCGACAGGGCCTCCGGCCGTTGGGCCGATTCGCTGCCGAGACGGAAGCCATGAGCAGGAGCGCCACGCCCGGCCATCTGGCATTGGCACCCCGCAGCAGCCGAGAACTCGCGCCCCTGGTCGTGCATTTCAACCAGCTGATGACGCGGCTGCGCGCGAGCCGCGACCAACTGGAAGCCTTCAATGCCGATGTGGCGCACGAACTGCGAACGCCCTTGACGACCCTGATCGGCAAAACGGAGCTCGCCCTCTCCCGGCCGCGAGGCATGGACGAGCTCGCCGCCACGCTGGTGTCGAACCTCGAAGCGCTCCGGCGCATCGGTGCGCTGGTCAACGACATGCTTTTTCTGGCGCGCGCCGACGGCGGCGATACCGCACGCCTTGGCCCGGTGGGCAGCCTGCGCGCCCTGATGCAGGACATGATGGACTACCACGAACCCGCCGCCAGCGAACGCGGCGTGGCACTCTCGGTGCAGGGCGACCTGGTGCTGGCGGTGGACGAACCCCTGTTCCTGCGCGCGCTGTCCAACCTGCTGGACAACGCCACACGCCACGCGACGCCCGGGACGGCGGTGACGGTCGTGCTCGATACCGAGGCGGGCATACCGCAACTCGGTGTGCGCAACGAAGGGGCGCCGATCGCGCCCGCAGACGTACCCCGGTTGTTTGATCGGTTCTACCGCGCCGACATTGCCCGATCCAGTGACGGCATGCATTGCGGCCTGGGTCTGGCCATCGTCGCCGCGGTCGCCCGCATGCATGGCGGGCGAACCTCGGCCCGCTCCGATGCGAGCTGTACCGTCATCGGTTTCACCCTTGCCCCACACCGCGCCAAGCATGACCCCATGGAAGACATGCTGCGCATCGACCGGCGCGAGAACGATGGATTGCGGCGCGGCGCCTGGGTGGCGGGATGA
- a CDS encoding DUF904 domain-containing protein translates to MPAPSPLDQIAERVERLLVRHEEIRRTNALLLEQVEALTRERDALKSRLAAARTRIDAVLERLPIEPSQDSSAS, encoded by the coding sequence ATGCCCGCACCGAGCCCCCTCGATCAGATCGCCGAGCGTGTCGAACGCTTGCTCGTGCGCCATGAAGAAATCCGGCGCACCAACGCGCTGTTGCTGGAACAGGTCGAAGCGCTCACGCGCGAACGCGACGCGCTGAAGTCGCGCCTCGCGGCGGCCCGCACCCGCATCGACGCCGTGCTCGAGCGGCTGCCGATTGAACCGTCCCAGGATTCCAGCGCCTCATGA
- a CDS encoding cell division protein ZapA, producing the protein MKQIEVQIMGQSYLLGCPEGGEAQLREAVERVDVAMCKIRDANKVKARDRIAVLAALNLAFDLGQQPAAAPSPAAPAEPVATAPNGTTPDDARAAQLIQRLDQALAGDGLLL; encoded by the coding sequence ATGAAACAGATCGAAGTCCAGATCATGGGCCAGAGCTATCTGCTCGGCTGCCCCGAAGGCGGCGAAGCGCAGTTGCGCGAGGCGGTCGAACGCGTCGACGTGGCCATGTGCAAGATCCGCGACGCCAACAAGGTGAAGGCGCGCGACCGCATCGCGGTGCTGGCCGCACTCAACCTCGCCTTCGACCTGGGCCAGCAGCCCGCCGCCGCGCCCTCCCCGGCTGCGCCGGCCGAGCCGGTGGCCACGGCGCCGAACGGCACGACACCCGACGATGCGCGCGCGGCCCAGCTGATCCAGCGCCTGGACCAGGCGCTCGCGGGCGACGGCCTGCTTCTCTGA
- a CDS encoding sulfite exporter TauE/SafE family protein: protein MSLEPMLILELAALGIGTGFLAGLLGIGGGMLMVPFITIIMGHRGVPADLAVKMAIATSMATIIFTSISSVRAHHKRGAVRWDIVKRLSPGIVIGSLIGSLGVFALLKGTALAIFFALFVGFSATQMFLDKKPKPTRQMPGTAGQLGAGGVIGFISGLVGAGGGFISVPFMTWCNVAIHNAVATSAALGFPIAVANVAGYIVSGHNVQGLPAGAFGYIWLPALVVIAACSVFTAPLGAKAAHSLPVKKLKRVFASILYVLAAYMLWKGLQG from the coding sequence ATGTCGCTCGAACCGATGCTCATCCTCGAACTCGCCGCACTGGGCATCGGCACCGGCTTCCTGGCCGGCCTGCTGGGCATCGGCGGCGGCATGCTGATGGTGCCGTTCATCACCATCATCATGGGCCACCGCGGCGTGCCGGCCGACCTGGCCGTGAAGATGGCGATCGCGACCTCGATGGCCACCATCATCTTCACGTCGATCTCCAGCGTGCGCGCGCACCACAAGCGCGGCGCCGTTCGCTGGGACATCGTCAAGCGGCTGTCGCCCGGCATCGTCATCGGCAGCCTGATCGGCAGCCTCGGCGTCTTCGCCCTGCTCAAGGGCACGGCGCTGGCGATCTTCTTCGCGCTCTTCGTCGGCTTCTCGGCCACGCAGATGTTCCTCGACAAGAAGCCCAAGCCGACGCGGCAGATGCCCGGCACCGCGGGGCAGCTCGGCGCGGGCGGCGTGATCGGCTTCATCTCGGGCCTGGTCGGCGCGGGCGGCGGCTTCATCAGCGTGCCCTTCATGACCTGGTGCAACGTCGCCATCCACAACGCCGTCGCCACCAGCGCGGCGCTGGGCTTCCCGATCGCGGTCGCCAATGTGGCCGGCTACATCGTGAGCGGCCACAACGTGCAGGGCCTGCCGGCCGGCGCCTTCGGCTACATCTGGCTTCCGGCCCTGGTCGTGATCGCGGCCTGCAGCGTGTTCACCGCGCCGCTGGGTGCCAAGGCGGCACACAGCCTGCCGGTGAAGAAGCTCAAGCGGGTGTTCGCGAGCATCCTCTACGTGCTGGCGGCGTACATGCTCTGGAAGGGCCTGCAAGGCTGA
- a CDS encoding LysR family transcriptional regulator → MDRFDAMHAFARVVETRSFTKAAETLHMSKTSVTQLVQQLEARLRVKLLNRTTRKVNVTADGAAYYERVVRLLADMDDAETSLSSASASPRGRLRVDVPSPLARMILVPALPAFHARYPEIQLDMGVSDRMVDLIGENVDCVVRGGVITDPSLVARHVSDLALGVYAAPGYLASAGTPSHPRALDDDAGHRIVGYVWSRTGKTFPYAMRRGDERVEVQGHYAFSFDDGNAYLAAGLAGLGILWLPEYMAKSHVARGELVTLFEEWRLDPMPMFVAFPPNRRVSAKLRVFIDWVVELMAHHAPVSAGRDA, encoded by the coding sequence ATGGACCGTTTCGATGCGATGCACGCTTTCGCTCGCGTGGTGGAAACGCGCAGCTTCACCAAGGCGGCCGAGACCTTGCACATGAGCAAGACCAGCGTGACGCAACTGGTGCAGCAGCTGGAAGCGCGACTGCGCGTCAAGCTGCTCAACCGGACCACGCGCAAGGTCAACGTCACCGCCGATGGCGCGGCATATTACGAGCGCGTCGTTCGCCTGCTGGCCGACATGGACGATGCCGAGACCAGCTTGTCGAGCGCGTCGGCGTCGCCGCGAGGGCGGCTGCGCGTGGACGTGCCCAGCCCGCTGGCTCGCATGATCCTGGTGCCCGCATTGCCCGCCTTTCATGCGCGCTACCCCGAGATCCAGCTCGACATGGGCGTGAGCGACCGCATGGTGGACCTGATCGGCGAGAACGTGGACTGCGTGGTGCGCGGCGGCGTGATCACCGACCCGTCGCTCGTGGCACGCCATGTGAGCGACCTGGCGCTCGGGGTCTATGCCGCGCCGGGCTACCTGGCCAGCGCCGGCACGCCCTCGCACCCGCGGGCGCTGGACGACGATGCCGGGCACCGCATCGTCGGCTATGTATGGTCACGCACCGGCAAGACCTTCCCCTATGCCATGCGGCGCGGCGACGAGCGCGTCGAGGTGCAGGGGCACTACGCCTTCTCCTTCGACGACGGCAACGCCTATCTGGCGGCCGGCCTGGCGGGACTGGGCATTCTCTGGCTGCCGGAGTACATGGCCAAGTCGCACGTGGCACGCGGCGAGCTGGTCACGCTGTTCGAGGAGTGGCGACTGGATCCGATGCCGATGTTCGTGGCGTTTCCGCCGAACCGGCGTGTCAGCGCCAAACTGCGCGTGTTCATCGACTGGGTGGTCGAACTGATGGCCCACCATGCACCCGTCTCGGCCGGCCGAGACGCCTGA
- a CDS encoding RidA family protein, producing MTQRDVVFPAGRQALYEKNRYSPAVRSNGFLFVSGQVGSRPDGSPEPGLEAQVRLAFENLNAILKAAGCTFDDVVDVTLFVVDPESNFETIWKVVPDYWGSAPHPTLTGIGVTWLYGFQFEIKVIAKLPEERPR from the coding sequence ATGACGCAGCGCGATGTCGTTTTTCCAGCCGGGCGGCAAGCCCTCTACGAAAAGAACCGCTATTCGCCAGCGGTCCGGTCCAACGGATTCCTCTTCGTGTCGGGACAGGTCGGCAGTCGCCCCGACGGCTCGCCCGAACCCGGGCTCGAAGCCCAGGTCCGGCTCGCGTTCGAGAACCTGAACGCGATCCTGAAGGCGGCAGGTTGCACCTTCGACGATGTGGTCGACGTCACCCTGTTCGTGGTCGATCCCGAATCGAACTTCGAGACCATCTGGAAGGTGGTGCCCGACTACTGGGGCAGCGCGCCGCACCCGACGCTGACCGGCATCGGCGTGACCTGGCTCTACGGCTTCCAGTTCGAGATCAAGGTGATCGCGAAGCTGCCGGAAGAGCGCCCGCGCTGA
- a CDS encoding TRAP transporter large permease — MTILVFVGALLLAMAIGIPIAFSLLASGVALMWHLDLFDAQILAQNVIGGADSFPLLAVPFFMLAGEIMNAGGLSKRIVDFALALVGHVKGGLGYVTIMAGCLLSALSGSAVADAAALTALLLPMMVSAGHDKARAGGLIAATGVIGPVIPPSIGLVIFGVAANVSISKLFLAAIVPGLLIGGALWVTWAWLVRREKIVPPPRQSGAEIGAAFRKALWALMLPVIILVGLRMGVFTPTEAAVVAAVYALFVSTVIYRELSWRTLYPVFVSAAKTSAIVMFLIAAAMVSAWLITVADLPSKVIGLLEPFMDNKILLMVAIMVLVMIVGTAMDMTPTILILTPVLMPVVKAAGIDPVYFGVMFIINNSIGLITPPVGTVLNVVAGVGRMRMDDVTRGVVPFMIAEFAVMFLMVVFPWLVTGPAKFFHG, encoded by the coding sequence ATGACCATTCTCGTTTTCGTCGGCGCGCTGCTGCTGGCCATGGCGATCGGCATCCCGATCGCGTTCTCGCTGCTGGCGAGCGGCGTCGCGCTCATGTGGCACCTCGATTTGTTCGACGCGCAGATCCTGGCGCAGAACGTGATCGGTGGTGCCGACAGCTTCCCGCTGCTGGCTGTGCCTTTCTTCATGCTGGCCGGCGAGATCATGAACGCTGGCGGCCTGTCCAAACGCATCGTCGACTTCGCGCTCGCGCTGGTCGGCCATGTGAAGGGCGGGCTGGGCTATGTGACGATCATGGCGGGCTGCCTGCTGTCGGCGCTGTCGGGTTCGGCCGTGGCCGATGCCGCTGCGCTGACGGCGCTGCTGCTGCCGATGATGGTGAGCGCGGGCCACGACAAGGCACGTGCCGGCGGGCTCATCGCGGCGACTGGCGTGATCGGACCTGTGATCCCGCCGAGCATCGGGCTGGTGATCTTCGGCGTGGCCGCCAACGTGTCGATCTCCAAGCTCTTCCTCGCGGCCATCGTGCCGGGCCTGCTGATCGGCGGCGCGCTGTGGGTCACCTGGGCCTGGCTGGTTCGCCGCGAGAAGATCGTGCCGCCGCCGCGCCAGTCGGGCGCCGAGATCGGCGCCGCGTTCCGCAAGGCGCTGTGGGCGCTGATGCTGCCGGTGATCATTCTGGTGGGCCTGCGCATGGGCGTCTTCACGCCGACCGAGGCGGCGGTGGTGGCCGCGGTGTATGCGCTGTTCGTCTCGACGGTCATCTACCGCGAGCTGTCGTGGCGCACGCTCTACCCGGTGTTCGTCAGTGCGGCGAAAACCAGCGCCATCGTGATGTTCCTGATCGCCGCGGCCATGGTCAGTGCCTGGCTCATCACCGTGGCCGACCTGCCGTCGAAGGTGATCGGGCTGCTCGAGCCCTTCATGGACAACAAGATCCTGCTGATGGTCGCGATCATGGTGCTGGTGATGATCGTCGGCACCGCGATGGACATGACGCCGACCATCCTCATCCTCACGCCGGTGCTGATGCCAGTGGTCAAGGCGGCCGGGATCGACCCGGTCTACTTCGGCGTGATGTTCATCATCAACAACTCGATCGGCCTGATCACGCCGCCGGTGGGCACGGTGCTCAACGTGGTCGCGGGGGTGGGGCGCATGAGGATGGACGACGTCACCCGCGGCGTGGTGCCCTTCATGATCGCGGAGTTCGCGGTCATGTTCCTGATGGTGGTCTTTCCTTGGCTGGTGACGGGGCCGGCGAAGTTCTTCCACGGCTGA
- a CDS encoding TRAP transporter small permease: protein MNRWIDGACRGIEAVIAAMLAVMVVLVFGNVVLRYGFNSGITVSEEVSRWLFIWMTFLGAVVALREHGHLGVDMVVQRLPRGGKKACLLFGHVVMLYIVWLLFQGSVAQARINWDVTAPTTGASMAIVYASGIVFAVLAGLILLLDLYRMLTGQLADDELVMVQESEEAVQLQQILGEVSAQSASPTAQGKVSP from the coding sequence ATGAACCGATGGATCGACGGCGCGTGCCGCGGCATCGAGGCGGTGATCGCCGCCATGCTGGCGGTGATGGTCGTGCTCGTCTTCGGCAACGTCGTGCTGCGCTACGGCTTCAACTCCGGCATCACCGTGTCCGAGGAGGTGTCGCGCTGGCTCTTCATCTGGATGACCTTCCTGGGCGCCGTGGTCGCCCTGCGCGAGCATGGCCACCTGGGCGTGGACATGGTGGTGCAGCGCTTGCCGCGGGGCGGCAAGAAGGCCTGCCTGCTATTCGGCCATGTCGTGATGCTCTACATCGTGTGGCTGCTGTTCCAGGGCAGCGTGGCGCAGGCCCGCATCAATTGGGACGTGACCGCGCCGACCACGGGCGCCTCGATGGCGATCGTCTATGCATCCGGCATCGTGTTCGCCGTGCTGGCCGGGCTGATCCTGCTGCTCGATCTGTACCGCATGCTGACCGGCCAGCTGGCCGACGACGAGCTGGTGATGGTGCAGGAGTCGGAAGAGGCCGTGCAGCTGCAGCAGATCCTCGGTGAGGTCTCCGCACAATCCGCGTCGCCGACGGCGCAGGGCAAGGTGTCTCCATGA
- a CDS encoding type II 3-dehydroquinate dehydratase: MKILVLHGPNLNLFGRREPHIYGTTTLAQINERLERLAGELQVELAILQSNHEGALVDFLHAHIDIAQGALVNPAGLTQHGVPLHDAIKAMPFPTIEVHMSNIAAREAWRAHSIISPAVKATIQGLGPVSYLAALRALVDTLRAPA, encoded by the coding sequence ATGAAGATCCTCGTCCTCCACGGCCCGAACCTCAACCTGTTCGGCCGCCGCGAACCCCACATCTACGGCACCACGACGCTGGCGCAGATCAACGAACGGCTGGAGCGCCTGGCCGGCGAGCTGCAGGTCGAGCTCGCGATCCTGCAGTCGAACCACGAAGGCGCGCTGGTCGACTTCCTGCACGCGCACATCGACATCGCCCAGGGTGCGCTGGTGAACCCGGCTGGCCTCACGCAGCACGGCGTGCCGCTGCACGACGCGATCAAGGCGATGCCCTTCCCGACGATCGAGGTCCACATGTCGAACATCGCGGCGCGCGAGGCCTGGCGCGCGCATTCGATCATCTCGCCTGCCGTGAAGGCGACCATCCAGGGCCTGGGGCCGGTGTCGTACCTGGCCGCGCTGCGTGCGCTGGTCGACACGCTCCGCGCGCCGGCCTGA
- a CDS encoding TRAP transporter substrate-binding protein: MKSLLRGCAVLSAAVVLSLSAHAQQERVIRFGHLNNADHPVSFGVKRFAELLAAKSGGKMKVQEFPASQLGNEMQQQSALQGGVQQMSAPATTSLAGIVKEFGLVDFPFAVSTFAQADALLDGPLGQALIAKLPEKGLVALGYWDLGFRNVTNSKRPITKPEDLDGLKIRVIPNPVFLETFKAFKANPVPMPFAELYGALEAKAVDGQENPYAVILSNKFFEVQKFVSATNHVYAANIVLVSKKFWDSLTPAEQKMMNDAANEARGYQRQVSRAAAQRAVGDLQAKGLQYNELAPAEQARMRQIAKPVTEKFAASYDPAIVKLYNDELARIRK, from the coding sequence ATGAAATCCCTGCTTCGTGGATGCGCCGTGTTGAGCGCAGCGGTGGTCCTGTCCTTGTCGGCGCACGCGCAGCAGGAGCGCGTCATCCGCTTCGGCCACCTCAACAACGCCGACCATCCGGTGAGCTTCGGCGTCAAGCGCTTCGCCGAACTGCTCGCGGCCAAGAGCGGCGGCAAGATGAAGGTGCAGGAATTCCCGGCGTCGCAGCTGGGCAACGAGATGCAGCAGCAGTCGGCGCTGCAGGGCGGCGTGCAGCAGATGTCGGCCCCGGCGACCACCTCGCTCGCCGGCATCGTCAAAGAATTCGGCCTGGTGGACTTTCCCTTCGCCGTGAGCACCTTCGCGCAGGCGGACGCGCTGCTGGATGGGCCGTTGGGCCAGGCACTGATCGCGAAGCTGCCCGAGAAGGGCCTGGTCGCGCTCGGCTACTGGGACCTGGGCTTTCGCAACGTCACCAACAGCAAGCGGCCGATCACCAAGCCCGAAGACCTCGACGGCCTGAAGATCCGCGTGATTCCCAACCCGGTGTTCCTGGAGACCTTCAAGGCCTTCAAGGCGAACCCGGTGCCCATGCCTTTCGCCGAGCTGTACGGCGCGCTGGAGGCCAAGGCGGTCGACGGGCAGGAGAACCCGTACGCGGTCATCCTGTCGAACAAGTTCTTCGAGGTGCAGAAGTTCGTGAGCGCCACGAACCACGTCTATGCCGCGAACATCGTGCTGGTGAGCAAGAAGTTCTGGGACTCGCTCACGCCGGCCGAGCAGAAGATGATGAACGACGCCGCCAACGAGGCGCGCGGCTACCAGCGCCAGGTGAGCCGCGCCGCCGCCCAGCGCGCCGTGGGCGACCTCCAGGCCAAGGGCCTGCAGTACAACGAACTGGCACCGGCCGAACAGGCGCGCATGCGCCAGATCGCCAAGCCGGTCACCGAGAAGTTCGCCGCCAGCTACGACCCGGCGATCGTCAAGCTCTACAACGACGAGCTGGCGCGCATCCGCAAGTGA
- a CDS encoding IclR family transcriptional regulator: MSAILERSFKVLEHLAAAPEGKALSVLASELDMPLSATHRLLSELVRCGYVRQDQAHGNYLLTIKLVSLGLGFLSASGIVDIAQPLLDRLAAESGELVRLAVVDGDELTFVAKSQGATRGLRYDPDMGLSVNLSCSAAGHAWLATMSDERALELVSRQGFGKPEDFGPRAVTSVKALLGYLKATRNRGFSMIVEVFAPAMASMAAPIRNGTGAVVGVVTIAGPLVRLTEARMLEVAPALLASTEQLTMASGASALLKKRAA; encoded by the coding sequence ATGAGCGCCATCCTCGAACGAAGCTTCAAAGTTCTGGAGCACCTTGCCGCCGCACCGGAGGGCAAGGCACTGTCCGTGCTCGCGTCGGAGCTCGACATGCCGCTGAGCGCCACGCACCGGCTCCTGTCGGAACTGGTGCGCTGCGGCTACGTGCGGCAAGACCAGGCCCACGGCAACTACCTGCTCACCATCAAGCTGGTCTCCCTGGGGCTTGGCTTCCTCAGCGCAAGCGGCATCGTCGATATCGCACAGCCACTGCTCGACCGCCTCGCGGCCGAGTCCGGCGAACTGGTGCGTCTGGCGGTCGTCGATGGCGATGAACTCACCTTCGTCGCCAAGTCGCAGGGCGCGACGCGAGGCCTGCGGTACGACCCGGACATGGGCTTGTCGGTGAACCTGTCCTGCAGCGCCGCGGGCCACGCCTGGCTGGCCACCATGAGCGACGAACGCGCGCTCGAACTCGTCTCGCGCCAGGGTTTCGGCAAGCCCGAAGACTTCGGTCCGCGGGCGGTCACGTCGGTGAAGGCGCTTCTGGGCTACCTGAAAGCAACAAGGAACCGCGGCTTCAGCATGATCGTGGAAGTGTTCGCACCGGCGATGGCCTCGATGGCAGCCCCTATCCGGAACGGCACCGGCGCCGTGGTCGGTGTCGTGACCATCGCCGGCCCGCTCGTGCGCCTGACCGAGGCCCGGATGCTGGAAGTCGCGCCGGCCCTGCTCGCCTCCACGGAGCAGCTGACGATGGCCAGCGGAGCATCCGCGCTGCTCAAGAAGCGGGCGGCCTGA